One stretch of Zingiber officinale cultivar Zhangliang chromosome 6B, Zo_v1.1, whole genome shotgun sequence DNA includes these proteins:
- the LOC121989916 gene encoding 2-alkenal reductase (NADP(+)-dependent)-like: protein MEVVNKYVSLKHHVDGHPSESDFELASTPLQPAPGSGEVIVKNLFLSIDPYQLNRMKRYSSSHTAIIAASKIEPGQRIDAYGVGKVVASGRAELEAGDVVAGLLGWEQYTVVRPGTVLMKVDAKDLPLSYYASVLGPSGLTAFAGFYDVCKPKKGEKVFVSAASGSVGSLVGQYAKLSGCYVVGCAGSKQKVDLLKGKLGFDDAFDYKEEADLKSALRRYFPEGIDIYFDNVGAAMLEAAVANMNSFGRVAVCGAISEYTNAGKRAAPDLMDVIYKRITLRGFLALDYLHLHEQFSAATSDHLRHGRMISLEDVSVGIESVPTAFVGLFRGDNVGKMLVRVGELEGAEL, encoded by the exons ATGGAAGTGGTAAACAAGTACGTCTCCCTCAAGCACCACGTCGATGGCCACCCGTCGGAATCCGACTTCGAGCTCGCCAGCACGCCGCTGCAGCCCGCCCCCGGATCCGGCGAAGTCATCGTCAAGAACCTTTTCCTCTCCATCGACCCCTACCAGCTCAACCGCATGAAGCGCTACAGTTCGTCTCACACGGCCATCATCGCCGCCTCCAAAATCGAGCCCGGGCAG AGGATCGACGCGTACGGGGTGGGGAAGGTTGTGGCCTCTGGGAGGGCGGAGCTGGAAGCGGGTGATGTGGTGGCCGGATTGCTGGGGTGGGAGCAATACACGGTGGTCCGGCCGGGGACCGTCTTGATGAAGGTGGACGCGAAGGATCTCCCTCTTTCGTACTACGCCAGCGTTTTGG GACCGAGTGGGTTGACAGCGTTCGCCGGTTTCTATGACGTTTGCAAGCCGAAGAAGGGAGAGAAGGTCTTCGTCTCGGCGGCGTCGGGTTCAGTCGGGAGCTTGGTCGGCCAGTACGCCAAGCTCTCCGGCTGTTATGTCGTCGGATGCGCCGGGAGCAAGCAAAAGGTGGATCTGCTAAAAGGCAAGCTCGGATTCGACGACGCGTTCGACTACAAGGAAGAAGCCGATCTCAAGTCTGCTCTGAGAAG GTACTTTCCCGAAGGAATCGACATCTACTTCGACAACGTTGGCGCCGCCATGTTGGAGGCAGCAGTGGCCAACATGAACTCGTTCGGCAGGGTGGCAGTGTGCGGGGCGATATCGGAGTACACGAACGCCGGCAAGAGAGCGGCTCCGGACCTGATGGACGTAATCTACAAGCGCATCACGCTGCGTGGATTCTTGGCCTTGGACTACCTCCACTTGCACGAACAGTTCTCGGCCGCAACCTCGGACCACCTTCGCCATGGCAGAATGATTTCGCTAGAAGACGTATCCGTCGGCATCGAGAGCGTGCCGACGGCATTTGTCGGGCTTTTCAGAGGTGATAACGTAGGGAAGATGCTCGTACGGGTGGGTGAATTAGAAGGCGCTGAGCTTTAA